Genomic segment of Pseudomonadota bacterium:
GCATCTGAGATTGCGACGTCATTTTGATCGTAAGGAATATTTTGGATGAATGATTTGTCGATTTTGACGATATTTAGCGGCAGTCGTTTCATGTAGCTGAGAGACGAGTAACCGGTGCCAAAATCGTCCACGCAAATCGAATGGCCTAAGCTACGGAGCCGTTGCAATTCCGCTTCGGTGCCCTCGCATTCCCCGAGCACGTTGCGTTCGGTGATTTCAAGGTCAATGCGACTGTGCGTAACCCCATATTCTTTGAGAATGCCTTCAAATCGACTGGCCATGTTGCCCGTGACAAACTCGAGGCTCGACGTATTGATAGCGATCGATTCGAGGTAACACCCCTCTTGATCAAACTGCTCAATGGCTTTACACGTGTTGCGCAGTACCCACTCGCCGATTTGCACAATTAGCCCATACTCTTCTGCAATAGGGATGAACTCGTCAGGGGGAATCAATCCAAGTTCACTGTGTCGCCACCGAATCAGTGCTTCGGCTTTAACCACTTCGCGGGTCTTGAGATCGATAATCGGTTGAAATTCAAGGAAGAACTCTTGTTCTGCGAGGGAGTGACGGATAGCTGATTCGATTGAGATATGCCTCGCGGCTTTGGTCGCGACTTCCTCGCGGTAGAAGCTAAACGCGCTCGCGCCGTGATTCTTGGCCGTATACATGGCGCTGTCGGCACACTTCAATAGTGCATCGCGATCAGTACCGTCATCCGGCGAAATGGCAATACCGATGCTTGTGCCGATGGTTACTTCTTGGGAGTGA
This window contains:
- a CDS encoding bifunctional diguanylate cyclase/phosphodiesterase yields the protein DTLGHDVGDELLKRVTTRIRGLLRDSDVLGRLGGDEFVIILEALEEDLAPQRVSERIIETLTKSFLIHSQEVTIGTSIGIAISPDDGTDRDALLKCADSAMYTAKNHGASAFSFYREEVATKAARHISIESAIRHSLAEQEFFLEFQPIIDLKTREVVKAEALIRWRHSELGLIPPDEFIPIAEEYGLIVQIGEWVLRNTCKAIEQFDQEGCYLESIAINTSSLEFVTGNMASRFEGILKEYGVTHSRIDLEITERNVLGECEGTEAELQRLRSLGHSICVDDFGTGYSSLSYMKRLPLNIVKIDKSFIQNIPYDQNDVAISDAIIKLSHSLGYQVVAEGVETDEQLEYLLAKGCDYAQGYLLSKPVRQSAFAHTVEDIHRRLSLSDTLVQRIRRAAFQ